Proteins encoded within one genomic window of Trichoderma asperellum chromosome 2, complete sequence:
- a CDS encoding uncharacterized protein (TransMembrane:8 (i250-272o345-364i376-394o406-423i435-455o475-491i512-536o548-567i)) has translation MVEHDGLMRVFWPTDIRRSDRAGVVVGWRNSTLDVFVVTILEDVDAHNVEFHLKSGTFFRSGPHSPSRIYDLCGHSSMHVLGVANIASQTEVDPSWVCAKTSIHSQYPRIACAKASSVQLILYDRPHPKGMQYISLNPIALALGDKGSFPDDVTSGEDDSEEAKHAAANKENRRKLMEKLKQHSIIKRVPSARDKALPKIVNQVNWSWELEQVLQHNVGRLGPRPKRGLSVSERVVESATTMRNYVLVQLWTLLSVYLFPIVQQAFILVLFFHRVLAEILLIILEFRAKPGYAALKDISATAQQIEIRLQQFCYWPMQYVTLRQRKANWASVTTSHPDYIRFYNSLWLVANDVIIGMAVGSYIIEHKEWVADQIRDLLRVYTVEALQSGISWLMDWPAGLKLNGELAAFLGDLFLWVIDYWSSCIETLSPALPHIIWFVGFSSFAGASMPISMFSDLLSVLTMHIYSFYLASARIYHWQLTILRSLFHLFRGKKHNVLRNRIDSCDYDLDQLLVGTILFTLLFFLLPTVMVFYLNFAIGRMIIISMKAGFDTLLSCLNHFPLFALMLRLKDPSRLPGGIRFELRDTHDYKLSDANDKISNEPPTSIIYLKCIPLPFRAMFHQYFQLAQRIRKHYLSPRVLLCLVTGQFVPPINRKNLYSLQYSMLPAKRATMWEMWRAVNTEIEIPQKKPFQLPNIPQLQNGGKRPTGFGRARSYA, from the exons ATGGTAGAGCATGACGGGTTAATGAGAGTGTTTTGGCCGACGGACATTCGCAGATCCGATCGCGCTGGCGTTGTCGTCGGTTGGAGGAACTCGACGCTCGATGTTTTCGTCGTCACTATCCTTGAAGATGTTGAT GCGCATAATGTCGAGTTCCATCTCAAGTCCGGCACCTTCTTCCGGAGTGGCCCCCACTCCCCGAGCCGGATATATGACCTCTGTGGGCATTCGTCGATGCATGTCCTAGGAGTTGCTAACATAGCAAGCCAAACTGAGGTTGACCCTTCGTGGGTATGCGCCAAGACAAGCATCCATAGCCAATATCCCAGGATTGCCTGTGCCAAGGCCTCTAGCGTCCAGCTTATCTTATATGATAGGCCTCACCCCAAGGGTATGCAGTACATATCCTTGAACCCGATTGCGTTAGCTCTAGGAGACAAAGGGTCGTTCCCCGACGATGTAACGAGTGGCGAAGATGATAGCGAAGAGGCGAAGCACGCAGCTGCGAACAAAGAAAATCGGCGCAAACTAATGGAGAAGCTCAAACAGCACAGTATAATAAAGCGAGTACCCTCCGCCAGAGATAAGGCGCTGCCCAAAATCGTCAACCAGGTAAATTGGTCttgggagctggagcaggtCCTACAGCATAACGTAGGGCGGCTTGGCCCAAGGCCAAAACGTGGTCTGAGTGTCTCCGAGAGAGTAGTAGAGTCTGCCACGACAATGCGGAACTATGTGCTCGTGCAGTTGTGGACTTTGCTTTCTGTATACCTCTTCCCGATTGTGCAGCAGGCCTTCATTCTGGTGCTTTTCTTCCACCGAGTGTTGGCTGAGATTTTACTCATCATCCTGGAATTTCGGGCCAAGCCTGGTTATGCTGCCCTCAAGGATATATCAGCAACAGCCCAGCAGATTGAGATTCGCCTCCAGCAGTTTTGCTACTGGCCAATGCAATACGTCACTCTCCGCCAGCGCAAGGCCAACTGGGCTAGCGTTACCACCAGTCATCCGGATTACATTCGTTTCTACAACAGTCTATGGCTTGTTGCCAACGATGTGATTATTGGCATGGCAGTGGGCTCGTACATCATTGAGCACAAGGAGTGGGTTGCAGACCAAATACGAGATCTCCTTCGCGTCTATACCGTGGAAGCTCTTCAAAGTGGCATATCGTGGCTGATGGACTGGCCTGCGGGTCTAAAGCTCAATGGTGAACTGGCTGCCTTTCTAGGCGATTTGTTTCTCTGGGTTATCGACTATTGGTCAA GCTGCATCGAGACATTGAGCCCCGCCCTGCCGCATATTATTTGGTTCGTGGGATTCTCATCCTTTGCCGGAGCGAGTATGCCAATTTCAATGTTCTCTGATCTTTTGTCGGTTCTTACTATGCACATTTACTCATTCTATCTCGCATCTGCACGCATATATCACTGGCAGCTCACCATCCTGCGGTCTCTGTTTCACTTATTTCGAGGTAAAAAACACAATGTTCTCCGCAATCGTATCGATTCGTGCGATTATGATCTCGACCAGCTGCTTGTCGGGACAATTCTCTTCacccttttgttctttcttttgcctaCCGTCATGGTCTTCTATCTTAATTTCGCCATTGGTAGAATGATCATTATCTCAATGAAGGCGGGCTTTGATACGCTACTATCATGTTTGAACCACTTCCCCCTGTTTGCCTTAATGTTGAGATTGAAGGACCCGAGTAGACTACCAG GTGGCATTCGTTTTGAACTTCGAGATACCCATGATTATAAACTTTCCGACGCTAATGATAAAATTTCTAATGAACCCCCTACCTCTATTATTTACCTCAAG TGCATTCCCCTTCCTTTCCGGGCCATGTTTCACCAATACTTTCAACTGGCTCAACGTATACGAAAGCACTATTTGTCACCACGGGTGTTGCTTTGTTTGGTAACTGGGCAATTCGTTCCTCCAATCAACAGAAAAAATCTGTATAGTCTACAGTACAGCATGTTGCCAGCGAAGAGGGCGACAATGTGGGAGATGTGGCGGGCGGTCAATACGGAAATTGAGATTCCTCAGAAGAAACCGTTTCAGCTGCCAAACATCCCCCAATTGCAAAATGGAGGCAAACGGCCAACGGGGTTTGGTAGAGCCAGGTCATACGCgtga
- a CDS encoding uncharacterized protein (TransMembrane:1 (n4-14c19/20o43-65i)) has translation MHPFSTVTLGIFVAGYITARWDLVTRLYELVLFAAEYGVVLRAARGLVVLTIIFITIFVPVALLARGETRLHPRQHGTGISAREQLRRRGSF, from the exons ATGCACCCCTTCTCGACCGTGACCCTCGGCATCTTCGTCGCTGGCTACATCACCGCGCGCTGGGACCTGGTTACACGCCTCTATGAGCTGGTCTTATTTGCCGCCGAATACGGAGTTGTT TTGCGTGCAGCCCGCGGCCTGGTGGTCCTGACTATTATCTTCATCACTATCTTTGTGCCAGTGGCTCTGCTAGCGAGGGGAGAGACGAGGCTT CACCCACGCCAACACGGAACGGGCATCTCTGCACGAGAACAGCTCAGACGACGAGGCTCCTTCTGA